A window of the Vigna angularis cultivar LongXiaoDou No.4 chromosome 3, ASM1680809v1, whole genome shotgun sequence genome harbors these coding sequences:
- the LOC108322568 gene encoding UDP-glycosyltransferase 84B2 codes for MEELHVLLVAFSAQGHINPLLRLGKTLLTRGLHVTLATTELVYHRVFKSSTADAATVPTSITINGIQVIFFADGFGTGQVKATLDSYMELIGKFGPINLSNLIETHFLNASKKLACIINNPFVPWVADVAANYNIPCACLWIQPCALYAIYYRFYNNLNDFPTLENPSMSVKLPGLPLLQPQDLPSFVLPSNPFGSIPKVLSEMLQHTKKLKWVLANSFHELEKDVIDSMAELCPITAVGPLVPPSLLDQDENEDVGIEMWKPQDSCMEWLNHQPPSSVIYVSFGSLIVFTAQQLESIAKALKNSKKAFLWVIKNKEGEEAVPLPEGFVEESKEQGMVVPWCPQTKVLSHPAIACFLTHCGWNSMLEAITTGTTMIAWPQWTDQPTNAKLISDVFRLGVRLTPGNDGFVATEEVERAIEQVFEAEEFKRNASELKRAAREAVAHGGSSDRNIQSFVDEIIGRKLDT; via the coding sequence ATGGAAGAGCTTCATGTTCTTCTGGTCGCTTTTTCTGCCCAAGGTCACATCAACCCTCTGCTTAGGCTAGGCAAAACCCTACTAACCCGAGGCCTCCACGTCACCCTTGCCACCACCGAATTAGTTTACCACCGCGTCTTCAAATCCTCCACCGCAGACGCCGCCACCGTCCCTACTTCCATCACCATCAACGGAATCCAAGTCATTTTTTTCGCCGATGGCTTTGGAACCGGCCAAGTCAAGGCGACCCTCGACTCGTACATGGAACTAATAGGAAAATTCGGTCCCATTAATCTCTCCAACCTCATTGAAACCCACTTCCTTAACGCTTCCAAAAAACTCGCTTGCATCATCAACAACCCCTTTGTCCCATGGGTTGCAGATGTAGCTGCTAACTATAACATCCCTTGTGCATGTCTCTGGATCCAACCCTGCGCTCTCTACGCCATATACTACCGTTTCTACAACAACTTAAACGACTTCCCCACTCTCGAAAACCCTTCCATGAGTGTCAAGTTACCCGGTCTTCCATTGCTACAACCGCAAGACCTTCCTTCTTTTGTTCTCCCATCAAACCCTTTTGGAAGCATACCCAAGGTGCTTTCCGAGATGCTACAACACACGAAAAAGCTGAAGTGGGTACTCGCAAACTCTTTCCACGAATTGGAGAAAGATGTAATAGATTCCATGGCTGAGTTATGCCCCATCACAGCGGTTGGTCCTCTGGTTCCTCCCTCCTTACTTGACCAAGATGAAAACGAAGATGTGGGAATCGAAATGTGGAAACCACAGGACTCGTGCATGGAGTGGCTCAACCACCAACCTCCTTCTTCGGTTATATACGTCTCGTTTGGGAGCCTCATCGTGTTTACCGCTCAGCAACTGGAGAGTATAGCTAAGGCTTTGAAGAACAGTAAGAAAGCTTTTCTTTGGGTCATCAAGAacaaagaaggagaagaagcgGTTCCGCTACCAGAAGGGTTTGTCGAAGAGAGCAAAGAACAGGGCATGGTGGTGCCATGGTGCCCGCAAACCAAGGTACTCAGTCACCCTGCGATAGCGTGTTTCTTAACGCACTGTGGTTGGAATTCCATGTTGGAAGCCATAACCACGGGCACGACCATGATTGCTTGGCCTCAGTGGACCGACCAACCCACAAACGCGAAACTGATTTCCGATGTGTTTCGTTTGGGGGTTCGGCTCACGCCGGGGAATGATGGGTTTGTGGCGACGGAGGAAGTTGAACGGGCTATTGAACAGGTTTTTGAGGCAGAGGAGTTCAAGAGAAACGCGTCGGAGTTGAAACGGGCTGCGAGAGAAGCTGTGGCTCACGGTGGCTCGTCGGACCGAAATATCCAATCCTTTGTGGATGAAATTATTGGTAGAAAATTAGACACTTAG